The Sediminitomix flava genome window below encodes:
- a CDS encoding aldose epimerase family protein — translation MHHFFLKLSIFLVGLFTLSCSLTKEKNTGTDSENPINSVWLKAKNFQSIIEGKPTNLYFLSNSKGARVAITNYGGRIVGLQTPDKNGELRDVVVGFSSLQGYINSSEKYFGALIGRYGNRIAKGQFEIEGVKYQLPINNGVNSLHGGNKGFQDVVWDVVKNTDKEIHLRYIEEDMKEGYPGNLTVDVIYSFSEENELGMSYKATTDRKTVVNLTNHAFFNLNGEGSGSIINHKLQVDASHYSPVDETLITLGVHEKVEGTAFDFRTFKTIGERIEQSDIQLKNGLGYDHNFVLDKGITEELTKVATVVGDQSGIRMDIFTQEPGLQFYSGNFMQSQHTFKSGIKDDFRTAFCLETQHFPNSPNQENYPSTILAPNEVYSTYSVYRFSVIEDIAMQ, via the coding sequence ATGCATCATTTTTTTTTAAAACTATCAATCTTTTTAGTAGGATTGTTTACACTTTCTTGTTCCCTAACTAAAGAAAAGAATACAGGGACTGATTCTGAAAACCCTATAAACTCAGTTTGGTTAAAAGCCAAAAACTTTCAGTCGATAATAGAAGGGAAACCGACCAATCTTTATTTCTTATCGAATAGCAAAGGAGCAAGGGTAGCTATCACAAATTATGGTGGTAGAATTGTAGGTCTGCAAACTCCTGATAAAAATGGAGAATTAAGGGATGTTGTAGTGGGTTTTTCATCTCTACAAGGTTATATCAATTCCTCTGAAAAATATTTTGGTGCACTGATCGGAAGATACGGAAATAGAATAGCGAAGGGACAATTTGAAATAGAAGGGGTGAAATATCAGCTTCCAATCAATAATGGTGTAAACTCGCTACATGGTGGAAATAAAGGATTCCAAGATGTGGTGTGGGATGTTGTAAAGAACACTGATAAGGAAATACATTTGAGGTACATTGAAGAAGATATGAAAGAAGGCTATCCCGGAAATCTGACCGTAGATGTGATATACAGTTTCTCTGAAGAAAATGAGTTGGGTATGTCTTACAAGGCGACAACTGATAGGAAGACGGTAGTCAATTTAACTAATCATGCATTCTTTAATCTTAATGGAGAAGGGAGTGGATCGATTATAAATCATAAACTTCAAGTAGATGCATCTCATTATTCACCTGTCGATGAAACTCTGATAACACTTGGCGTACATGAAAAAGTGGAAGGTACTGCCTTTGATTTTAGAACATTTAAAACCATTGGAGAGCGTATAGAACAATCTGACATACAGTTGAAAAATGGACTAGGCTACGACCATAATTTTGTTTTGGATAAAGGCATCACTGAAGAACTGACTAAAGTTGCGACAGTAGTAGGAGATCAATCGGGTATTAGAATGGATATATTCACACAGGAACCCGGTTTACAGTTTTATAGTGGCAATTTTATGCAAAGTCAGCACACTTTTAAATCGGGTATAAAAGATGATTTCAGAACTGCATTTTGTTTAGAAACTCAGCATTTTCCTAATTCTCCAAATCAAGAAAATTACCCAAGTACAATTTTAGCTCCTAATGAAGTATATTCTACTTATTCTGTCTATCGATTTTCAGTGATTGAAGATATAGCAATGCAGTAA
- a CDS encoding sulfatase — MKSLLSSILLCSLLFTVISSCKQKENTKTRPNILLICVDDMNGYAVKDRYPMFQTPYIDKLRSESINFTNAACNVPVCNPSRASFFSGILPHNTGAYLNGSDGWNRSPILKEIQSFPAYFKHQGYITWGRGKILHNPLTPEREKAMWDNHNRGGNGFGPFPDKEHQYGNKFKGIQAWEGEDSDFPDNINGDLAVEFLAQKHDKPFLMYYGLWRPHTPYTAPKRFFEPYNEKEFTRPKGYKDGDLDDVPYLGTMLVDSLKQFKNKKLNYAYDELWQKFLYGYAANTSFADWNVGRVIEALDNSPYADNTIVIFWSDNGYHCGEKLRWQKATLWDQSDYVPFMVRTPEKKQAESSATISLVDIYPTLIELCGLEKPNHSLDGNSIVPLLENPNKEWDYPSLTVYGKDYTSVRSERYRYIRYPDGTEELYDHSTDPYEFENIAPKKGSRIIMDELSEELPKQWAPSTGGRLEVPRKFEDVMRTENKWHKVKKHSS, encoded by the coding sequence ATGAAATCCCTTCTCTCCTCTATCCTTTTATGTAGTCTTCTTTTTACAGTGATCAGTAGTTGTAAACAGAAAGAAAATACCAAAACGCGTCCAAATATCTTACTTATCTGTGTGGATGACATGAATGGGTATGCAGTGAAGGATCGTTATCCGATGTTCCAAACACCATACATCGATAAATTACGATCAGAAAGTATCAATTTTACAAATGCTGCCTGCAATGTTCCTGTCTGTAACCCATCTCGTGCATCATTTTTCAGTGGTATTTTACCGCACAATACTGGCGCGTACCTCAATGGAAGTGATGGTTGGAACCGTTCGCCAATCCTAAAAGAGATTCAGAGTTTTCCAGCATATTTCAAGCACCAAGGCTATATCACTTGGGGAAGAGGGAAGATTTTACACAATCCTTTAACTCCCGAAAGAGAAAAGGCTATGTGGGACAACCATAACAGAGGTGGTAATGGCTTTGGCCCTTTTCCTGATAAGGAGCATCAATACGGAAACAAGTTTAAAGGTATTCAAGCTTGGGAAGGTGAAGACAGCGATTTTCCAGATAACATTAATGGTGATCTTGCTGTCGAATTCTTGGCGCAAAAACATGATAAACCATTCTTAATGTACTACGGTTTGTGGCGACCTCATACACCTTACACTGCTCCAAAACGTTTCTTTGAACCCTATAACGAAAAAGAGTTTACTCGCCCAAAAGGTTATAAAGATGGAGATTTAGATGATGTCCCTTATTTAGGAACTATGCTTGTAGACTCATTGAAACAATTTAAAAACAAGAAGCTAAACTATGCTTATGATGAGCTTTGGCAAAAATTCCTTTACGGATACGCTGCAAATACCTCTTTTGCAGATTGGAATGTAGGTCGAGTGATTGAGGCTTTGGATAATAGTCCTTACGCTGATAACACCATCGTTATTTTTTGGTCAGACAATGGTTATCATTGTGGGGAAAAACTTCGTTGGCAAAAAGCCACACTTTGGGATCAATCTGATTATGTTCCTTTTATGGTACGAACACCTGAAAAGAAACAGGCTGAAAGCTCAGCTACCATCAGTTTGGTAGATATTTATCCTACATTAATCGAGCTTTGTGGACTAGAAAAACCAAATCATTCTCTTGATGGAAATAGTATTGTTCCTTTGCTTGAAAACCCCAATAAAGAATGGGATTATCCTTCGTTGACTGTTTATGGTAAGGACTATACAAGTGTTAGATCAGAGCGATACAGATATATCAGATACCCCGATGGCACAGAAGAACTTTATGATCATTCCACCGACCCTTACGAGTTTGAGAACATCGCCCCAAAAAAAGGCTCTAGAATAATTATGGATGAACTATCTGAAGAACTACCCAAACAATGGGCGCCTTCTACAGGCGGAAGATTGGAAGTTCCTCGAAAATTTGAAGATGTTATGCGAACAGAAAATAAATGGCATAAAGTCAAGAAGCATTCGAGCTAG
- a CDS encoding sulfatase-like hydrolase/transferase: MQIILLLFFSFAVSNTANAQQKNVLFIMADDFNNWLNKTGYYPDAITPNLDALADKGVLFTDAHASSPVCNPSRNAIWSGIRPSTSGIDNNSGGYIRDISGFEKVITMNEHFQREGYHLFGGGKLYHPGNMNNEKADPNNWDELYKKGTGSPGGASYQWASPTDALFKWSAGEFKLEDANDTKLANATANWIQSYQGNKPFFAAVGLFRPHLPWNAHKQFFDMFSPNNLPYPKGYLANDDEDVPTNYNGRETYEQVQADGKYKDALRAYLANMAYADYNVGIMLDALENSVHKNNTIVVFIGDHGWHLGEKDRFSKHAVFDIAHRTTMIIYDPSAADNGKKCTKVVSLQDLYPTLVALCGIEEKSDIQGNDISPLLRDVNDNAWDKPIFMSYSGTQIVKTNKWRLIDNGNNSQLYDIENDPYEWTNLYGQNGYTENSATVTSLRSEISQMLQEGNQLSVVKGYGQTGNGTAPTEYTGEESPSPCNGIQDITDLSATVNSCSEIQLSWSAIPCATQYIVRRKANGATTYTNLGTVVQNSFTDTDVQENNNYIYQVRPYDGTTKKVSNNPSVNTSNCVIPTSSFLYIDHKSSGKRLTDSNGVTTKGVGNTGNWVQWEQVPTSNDYFYLVLRATGEKLGSSDGENVSMFEASNTSDLVQWKWIRVDNTWSRLENKAHTQWLHVKPDGISNMRIGPLSWTGDNTQWKYTSVSSNSRKSEEFAIETGFRIAPNPAGDLLYIIGAKTQTEINIYSLEGKHLLKSKGKLVDISSLKRGLYIVQIEEHSLRLIKE; this comes from the coding sequence ATGCAAATTATTCTATTACTGTTTTTCAGCTTTGCAGTAAGCAATACAGCAAATGCACAGCAAAAAAATGTGCTATTTATCATGGCTGATGACTTTAATAACTGGTTAAATAAAACTGGTTATTATCCTGATGCTATCACACCAAATTTGGATGCACTCGCAGACAAAGGCGTTCTTTTCACAGATGCACATGCTTCTTCCCCTGTTTGTAATCCTTCTCGAAATGCTATTTGGTCGGGTATTCGACCGTCTACCTCAGGAATTGACAATAATAGTGGCGGATACATCCGTGATATTTCAGGTTTTGAAAAGGTGATTACCATGAATGAGCACTTCCAACGCGAGGGCTATCATTTATTTGGAGGTGGAAAGCTTTATCACCCTGGAAATATGAATAACGAAAAGGCTGATCCGAACAATTGGGATGAGTTGTATAAAAAGGGTACGGGAAGTCCTGGAGGAGCATCTTATCAGTGGGCATCTCCAACAGATGCCTTGTTCAAATGGAGTGCAGGAGAGTTTAAGCTTGAAGATGCAAATGATACCAAACTTGCGAATGCCACGGCAAATTGGATTCAAAGTTACCAAGGAAATAAACCCTTTTTTGCAGCCGTAGGTCTTTTCAGGCCACATTTGCCTTGGAATGCTCATAAGCAATTCTTCGATATGTTTTCGCCTAATAACTTGCCTTATCCGAAAGGATATTTAGCCAATGATGACGAAGATGTTCCTACAAATTATAATGGTAGAGAAACATATGAACAAGTACAGGCTGATGGAAAATACAAAGATGCTTTACGTGCTTATCTGGCAAATATGGCTTATGCCGATTACAATGTTGGAATCATGCTTGATGCCTTAGAAAATAGTGTGCATAAGAATAATACAATTGTGGTTTTTATTGGTGATCATGGTTGGCATTTGGGTGAAAAAGATCGTTTTAGTAAACATGCAGTCTTTGATATCGCACATCGAACCACTATGATCATCTACGATCCGAGTGCAGCAGACAATGGAAAGAAGTGTACGAAAGTAGTGAGTTTACAAGATTTATATCCAACATTAGTTGCTTTATGTGGAATCGAAGAGAAGTCAGATATTCAAGGAAATGACATATCTCCGCTATTACGAGATGTAAATGATAATGCTTGGGATAAGCCTATTTTTATGTCGTATAGTGGGACACAAATTGTCAAAACGAACAAATGGAGATTGATTGATAATGGAAATAATAGTCAGCTCTATGATATAGAAAACGACCCTTATGAATGGACTAATCTTTATGGACAAAATGGATATACCGAAAACTCCGCTACAGTAACTTCGCTTCGCTCAGAAATTTCACAAATGTTGCAAGAAGGGAATCAACTTTCTGTGGTGAAAGGTTATGGACAAACTGGAAATGGCACAGCTCCTACAGAATATACAGGAGAGGAAAGTCCTTCTCCTTGTAATGGAATTCAAGATATCACAGACCTCAGTGCTACGGTCAATTCCTGTTCTGAAATACAACTTTCTTGGTCAGCAATCCCTTGTGCCACACAATACATTGTAAGAAGAAAAGCAAATGGAGCTACAACTTATACAAATCTAGGAACGGTTGTGCAGAATTCCTTTACGGATACAGATGTACAAGAAAATAACAATTACATCTATCAAGTAAGACCTTATGATGGTACCACGAAAAAAGTCTCCAACAACCCAAGTGTAAATACCTCAAACTGTGTTATTCCAACTTCAAGCTTTTTGTATATCGATCATAAATCAAGTGGCAAACGCTTGACGGATAGTAATGGCGTAACAACTAAGGGAGTCGGGAATACAGGAAATTGGGTACAATGGGAACAAGTGCCAACAAGCAATGACTATTTCTATTTAGTGCTCAGAGCAACGGGTGAAAAATTAGGAAGTTCTGACGGTGAAAATGTTTCAATGTTTGAGGCTTCAAATACTTCTGATCTAGTTCAATGGAAATGGATTAGGGTGGATAACACTTGGAGTAGATTAGAAAATAAAGCCCATACCCAATGGTTACATGTGAAGCCCGATGGTATTTCCAATATGAGAATTGGACCATTATCTTGGACAGGAGATAATACACAATGGAAGTATACTTCGGTTTCAAGTAACAGCCGAAAATCTGAAGAATTCGCTATCGAGACAGGATTTAGAATAGCACCTAACCCTGCTGGTGATTTATTGTATATCATTGGAGCTAAAACTCAAACAGAAATCAATATCTACAGCTTAGAAGGAAAACATCTATTAAAGTCAAAAGGTAAATTGGTTGACATTAGCTCATTAAAAAGAGGACTTTACATCGTTCAGATTGAAGAACATTCACTCCGTCTCATCAAAGAATAA
- a CDS encoding carbohydrate-binding protein, which produces MKQVLLLCFVFVFAIFQANATVITYPSNHSDQYLPTSDYYTVTVKQNGNTYNTIVYMSESNADNNSRAQSILNNSISWTNFSFSGAVTVRVQLKSGQNKVTYPSASILPKSKGITPVKINNTTLEFTITEAGQYSVEFGTDGYENGLMIFADPLETRSAPTGSDVKVCDPCNQSDLNNLSGYTAVHFKDEFHPINTWQVPTNIKEIYIAGGAVVRGAIHLMDANNDNTLVHGRGIVDGGGLYYPWTSLKTHGMESTTTVSGVTVEGITFSQAGAFFVRLLGTDNKMDWIKTIGGWNFNNDGLVGYTNTEITNSFVWADDDGIKLYRDNQTVDNIVMWHLVNGACFQWCWNSVSAKNVRVSNVDIIHGQWPGDGQNQGVFNARGSSTTSGTGTQTDWIFTNINVDTEVKVLFNLAPKTPHYINDIEFNNISAKTSSGVINRIAGYDANHKVDNVRINNLEMNGTCIDDGNKSSAGNFSISNATNVSFSCSSTPPTGNDPEDISDLALSNISCNSVTLSWSDTNGEDAYRIRRKVSGESTFTTLTDVSANATSYTDGSAVANTSYVYQVRPMVAGVAVAVSNQPTANTPSCTATGVVLPAKIEAEDYDNQSGIQTAGTSDAGGGDYVGWIATGDYIEFDVDVPTAGTYDFAYRVASQSSAIKFDLKEGNNVLTSANAATTGGWQVWKTETTTVNLSAGTQTLRILATGGGWNINWIEFTESTPNVGTSVLYIDHKASGMRLTDSGGVTTKGTGNTGDWVQWEQVSTNNGYFYLILKGSGRKLGSSDGINLAMFDATNTSNDVQWKWISVDATWNRLENRAHTQWLHVGSDGVTNMRIGPTSWTGDNTQWTYIQVSNNSRIASTFIEAKPELKIGPNPTKDVVYVFGATFDDMVNIYSLDGKLKVQQKGSSVNVSSLKEGIYILKVNSETFKLVKE; this is translated from the coding sequence ATGAAACAAGTTCTACTACTCTGTTTTGTCTTTGTGTTTGCTATTTTTCAGGCAAATGCAACTGTAATTACCTATCCCAGTAATCACTCAGATCAGTATCTACCAACTTCAGATTATTATACTGTAACTGTAAAACAAAATGGGAATACTTATAACACCATTGTATACATGAGCGAATCGAATGCCGATAATAACAGTCGTGCTCAATCGATTCTAAATAACTCAATTTCTTGGACCAATTTTTCCTTTTCAGGAGCTGTAACGGTTAGAGTTCAATTGAAGTCGGGGCAAAATAAGGTAACATATCCTTCAGCCAGTATTTTACCGAAAAGTAAAGGGATTACACCTGTCAAAATCAACAACACAACTTTGGAATTCACAATCACAGAGGCAGGGCAATATTCTGTTGAATTTGGTACAGATGGCTATGAAAATGGCCTAATGATTTTTGCAGACCCATTAGAGACAAGGTCAGCGCCAACAGGCTCTGATGTCAAAGTTTGTGACCCTTGTAATCAATCTGACTTAAATAATCTTTCGGGCTATACCGCCGTTCATTTCAAAGATGAATTTCATCCGATTAATACTTGGCAAGTACCGACCAATATCAAAGAAATTTATATTGCTGGAGGTGCTGTGGTACGTGGAGCGATTCACTTGATGGATGCAAATAATGATAATACACTCGTACATGGAAGAGGAATTGTTGATGGTGGAGGACTCTATTATCCTTGGACCTCACTGAAAACACACGGGATGGAAAGTACAACTACAGTTAGTGGTGTTACAGTGGAAGGAATTACATTCTCACAGGCAGGGGCATTTTTTGTCCGTCTTTTGGGAACCGATAATAAAATGGATTGGATTAAGACCATTGGAGGGTGGAATTTTAACAATGATGGATTGGTCGGCTATACAAATACAGAAATCACCAACAGTTTTGTATGGGCCGATGATGATGGAATTAAACTTTATAGGGATAATCAGACAGTAGATAATATCGTTATGTGGCACTTGGTAAATGGTGCTTGCTTCCAATGGTGTTGGAATTCAGTTTCTGCAAAAAATGTAAGGGTTTCCAACGTAGATATCATTCATGGACAATGGCCAGGAGATGGACAAAACCAAGGTGTTTTTAATGCAAGAGGTAGCTCTACCACTAGTGGTACGGGTACGCAAACCGATTGGATTTTTACCAATATCAATGTAGATACAGAGGTTAAAGTATTATTTAATCTCGCTCCCAAAACACCGCATTACATCAATGATATAGAGTTTAATAATATTTCCGCAAAGACAAGTTCGGGGGTAATCAACCGCATAGCAGGCTACGATGCAAACCATAAGGTAGATAATGTTCGGATCAATAATTTGGAAATGAACGGGACTTGTATTGATGATGGCAATAAGTCTTCCGCAGGGAATTTCAGTATTTCAAATGCTACAAATGTTAGTTTTAGCTGTTCGTCTACACCACCAACGGGTAACGATCCAGAAGATATTTCAGACCTTGCGCTGAGTAATATTTCATGTAATTCGGTCACACTTTCGTGGTCAGATACCAATGGCGAAGATGCTTATCGTATTCGTAGAAAAGTAAGTGGAGAAAGTACTTTTACTACCCTTACCGATGTTAGTGCTAATGCCACTTCTTATACCGATGGTAGTGCGGTAGCAAATACTTCTTATGTATATCAAGTTCGCCCAATGGTTGCTGGAGTTGCAGTGGCAGTGTCGAACCAACCTACGGCAAATACACCAAGTTGTACTGCTACAGGCGTGGTTTTGCCAGCTAAAATAGAAGCGGAAGATTATGATAATCAAAGTGGAATTCAAACCGCAGGGACATCGGATGCAGGTGGTGGAGATTATGTAGGTTGGATTGCAACAGGAGATTACATTGAATTTGATGTAGATGTACCAACAGCGGGTACTTATGATTTTGCCTATCGAGTAGCCTCGCAAAGTAGCGCAATTAAATTTGACTTAAAAGAAGGAAACAATGTACTCACTTCAGCAAATGCAGCAACTACAGGAGGATGGCAAGTTTGGAAAACAGAAACAACAACCGTAAATCTTTCTGCGGGAACGCAAACATTACGAATCCTAGCTACTGGAGGCGGATGGAATATCAATTGGATTGAGTTTACAGAGAGCACACCAAATGTGGGTACGAGCGTTCTTTATATCGATCATAAGGCAAGCGGGATGCGTCTGACAGATAGTGGAGGTGTAACGACTAAGGGAACAGGAAATACGGGTGATTGGGTACAATGGGAACAAGTGTCAACAAACAATGGATACTTCTATTTGATTTTGAAAGGTTCTGGAAGAAAATTAGGCAGTTCAGATGGAATTAATCTTGCAATGTTTGATGCTACGAATACGTCAAATGATGTGCAATGGAAATGGATTTCGGTGGATGCGACTTGGAATCGATTGGAAAATAGAGCACACACCCAATGGCTACATGTAGGTAGCGATGGAGTGACGAACATGAGAATAGGTCCAACAAGTTGGACTGGTGATAATACCCAATGGACATATATTCAAGTCAGTAACAATTCTAGGATTGCAAGTACATTCATTGAGGCTAAACCAGAATTAAAGATAGGACCTAACCCTACTAAGGATGTTGTGTATGTTTTTGGAGCTACTTTTGATGATATGGTAAATATCTACAGTCTTGACGGAAAACTGAAAGTCCAACAAAAAGGCTCATCCGTGAATGTAAGTAGTCTTAAAGAGGGCATTTACATTCTGAAGGTGAATTCAGAAACCTTTAAACTCGTCAAAGAATAA